The stretch of DNA CACGTCGGCGACCAGTTCCTCGACGCGGTAGGCCGACACGCCCGCGGGCTTCGCCGAGCGGTTGTAGCCGCGGAGGTCCGGCGCGACGACGCGGTAGCCGGCCTCGGCCAGCGCCGGTATCTGTCGGTGCCAGGAGTACCAGAACTCCGGGAAGCCGTGGAGCAGGAGGACGAGGTCGCCGTCGGTGGGGCCGGCGGTGACGGCGTGGAGGTCGACGCCGTTGGTCGCGACGGTCTCGTGGGTCCAGACCGCGTCCTCGTCGGCGACGGTCGGGTCGGCGGCCACCCCGGTCTCTGTCATACCCGAGCCTCGGGGGCAGACGCGCAAGTGTGTTCGGGAGCCGGCGGGCGACACCTACTTGTCCGCGGCCGGGGACGGAGGGAGTATGACTGACCGGCCACGGGGCATCCTCTCGCCGGCGGACCGGGCGTACCTCCGCGGCGAGGCCGACCACGGGAGCGAGCAGGCGGAGTACGACGCGCGCTACCGCATCCGCGAGCGGGTCCACCACGCGATGCTGGACTTCGCGCTGCTGTTCGAGCGGCTGGCCGACGCCGACCGCCGGCAGGTGTTCGCCCCCGACGACGCCGAGCGCGACGCGTTCACGGAGGGGGTCGTCAACGCTGTCGCGTTCTGTTACCTCGGGCTGGCCGACTTCGACGGGTCCCGCGAGGCGCTGTTCGAGGAGGGGATCCGGCGGGCGGTCCAGCGGGAACACGGCGGCGACGGGGTCTGCACCGTCCGCATCGGCGTCGACCGGCCGACGCCGGCCCGCCTCAGGCGGATCGTCGAGGCCGTCGAGGCCGGCGCGTACCACGAGCTCGACGAGAGCGACCTGCGGGCGCTGGCGTGTTTCCTCCACCGGGGCGAGCGCGCCCCTGAGGACGTGCTCGACCGGCTGAAGGCCGCGCTGGAGGAGACCTGACTACCGCGGTGGCGGGCCGCGCCGACCCTTCCGGCCGCCTCGACCGTGGTCCCGCCGGCCGCCTCGACCGTGGTGACCCTTCCGCCGGTGCCCGCCCCCGCGGCCACGCCGCCGGTCGCGGCCGCGTGGACGGGACCCGGGGACCGGGCGCTCGCCGAGCGTGAGCGTCACCGTGGTCTCCCGGCCGTCCCGGCGGACGGTGAGTTCGGCGGTGTCGCCGGGACTGGCCTCGGTCAGGAGGTAGCTCGTCAGCTCCTCGGTCGAGCGCACCGACCGGTCGTCGACGGCGACGATGACGTCGCCTCCGGTGGGGACCTCCCGGCCGCGCACACGGACGACCCGGTCGCAGCCACGGAGCGTCCCCGCGGCGTCCTCGCCGACGTCGACGACGAGCACGCCCGTCGTGTCGTCGAGTCGGTTGGCCTCGGCGACGGTCGGGGAGACGTCGACGGTCCTGACGTTGAGGTAGGCCGGCCGGAACACGCCGTCCTCGATGAGCGCGGGCACGACCCGCGAGAGGATGACCGGCGCGATGGCGAACCCGATGTTGTCCCCGCCCTTCGCGCGGTTGACGCCGACGACGGTG from Haloarcula litorea encodes:
- a CDS encoding S1C family serine protease; the protein is MSEDTTIRELYEGTIPSVVSVYVTDDGRGPGRGAGSGFVYDDHHVVTNEHVVGEQEYVELRLHDGTWLTGEVVGTDPYTDLAVVAVEDLPEDADPLPVAEANPEPGERVVAIGNPMGLDGTITVGYVSGTNRSNPTGTGFTIPETIQTDAAVNPGNSGGPLLTLDGTVVGVNRAKGGDNIGFAIAPVILSRVVPALIEDGVFRPAYLNVRTVDVSPTVAEANRLDDTTGVLVVDVGEDAAGTLRGCDRVVRVRGREVPTGGDVIVAVDDRSVRSTEELTSYLLTEASPGDTAELTVRRDGRETTVTLTLGERPVPGSRPRGRDRRRGRGGGHRRKGHHGRGGRRDHGRGGRKGRRGPPPR